The Chloroflexota bacterium sequence ACCGTGTCCCGCCTCGTCGAGCGCCGTGCGGAGAGCGGCCACCTGGCCGTCCATCATCGCGCTGGGCGCCACGATATCGGCCCCTGCCTCGGCCAGCGACACGGCGGTGCGAGCCAACATCTCCAGCGACGCGTCGTTGTCGACGGTTGCGTCCTCGCCGCTCCCTGCCAGGACTCCGCAGTGGCCATGGCTGGTGTACTCGCACAGGCACACGTCGGCGATGATCACCAGTTCGCGGTCCGCTGCCTTCAGCACGCGGATTCCCTCCTGGACGATCCCGTCAGGCGCCCAGGCGCCCGAGCCAGTGGCATCCTTGCTCGACGGCAGGCCGAACAGCAGCACCGATCTGACGCTGGCGGCTCGCAGGCGCGCCGCCTCCTCAGGCAGGGCGGCAAGCCCCAGGCGGTCCTGCCCGGGCATAGCATTGATCGGCTCACGACCCGAGGCGCCGGCCTGGATGAAGAGCGGCTGAACGAGCACCTGCGGATGCAGGCGGGTCTCTCG is a genomic window containing:
- the hemB gene encoding porphobilinogen synthase, whose product is MRGRRLRRTPALRGLVRETRLHPQVLVQPLFIQAGASGREPINAMPGQDRLGLAALPEEAARLRAASVRSVLLFGLPSSKDATGSGAWAPDGIVQEGIRVLKAADRELVIIADVCLCEYTSHGHCGVLAGSGEDATVDNDASLEMLARTAVSLAEAGADIVAPSAMMDGQVAALRTALDEAGHGQTAILAYAAKHASAFYGPFREAADSAPAFGDRRSYQMDPANGREALREIDADVAEGADMVMIKPALPSLDLVAAARARTNVPIAAYQVSGEYAAICAAAANGWLDRRAAALESLVAIARAGADIIVTYFAVEAAGWLRDEARR